The following are encoded together in the Ezakiella massiliensis genome:
- a CDS encoding ATP-dependent helicase — MEFSKSQLEAINHKNGPCLVLAVPGAGKTTIIINRILKLIEEEKVSPSEILALTFSRASANDMRKRLKQFSRYTTFKNIRTIHSLCFEIVATYNKSKSIPFNMIEDERYKAFRYKAINDTYKDIYFSNIDIESYLRILSAISTIKCKNLKEITLQVEDELGVKNLKKFYDNYEKVLRDNYLYDFDDLLLEVRKIFENDKKFKNAFKSRFKYILLDEAQDTSDIQWDIIKLLLSKNNNLFVVADDDQSIYKFRGASPYMLMRFEHEFANAKIIYLETNYRSYYEIVNSANRLIKNNKYRYEKELLSNRGKKSKVKVNILKTRHDQYESVVKDIKAAKGKKAIIYRNNLSSIGVIDALDKNLLSFNLKDHNIDFFKSSVYRDVCEIISFILSPNDFDLYSKIYYKLQGYVSRAEIEEARYNSQENAIDKVLAIPNLPEYKAELLNDLKLHLRMAAANFKNKGLDIILNNCGYVNFLKQSKREQARSLDSLLRVYNTLISISKDTTIEEFLPRLEQIKKLCLIENSSDIELLTMHSSKGLEFDNVFIIDLIESEIPGSNILTNDLEEERRLLYVGMTRAKENLFMYAYKNDANKKVKISSFFEDLR; from the coding sequence ATGGAATTTTCAAAATCACAATTAGAAGCAATCAATCACAAAAATGGTCCTTGTCTAGTTCTGGCAGTTCCTGGTGCTGGCAAGACAACCATCATAATAAATAGAATACTTAAACTCATAGAGGAGGAAAAAGTTTCTCCATCAGAAATACTTGCCCTCACCTTTTCCAGAGCGAGTGCAAATGATATGCGTAAACGCTTGAAGCAATTTTCTAGGTACACGACTTTTAAAAATATAAGGACTATTCATTCTCTTTGTTTTGAGATTGTTGCCACTTATAATAAATCTAAAAGCATACCCTTTAATATGATTGAAGATGAGAGATACAAGGCCTTTAGATATAAGGCAATAAACGACACTTATAAGGATATATATTTTTCTAACATCGACATCGAATCATATCTTAGAATATTATCCGCGATTTCAACAATCAAGTGCAAAAACCTAAAAGAAATAACCTTGCAAGTTGAAGATGAATTGGGTGTTAAGAATTTAAAAAAGTTTTATGATAATTATGAAAAAGTTCTAAGGGATAATTACCTTTATGATTTTGATGATCTTTTACTAGAAGTAAGGAAAATATTTGAAAATGATAAGAAATTCAAAAATGCTTTTAAAAGTAGATTTAAATATATCTTACTAGATGAGGCCCAAGACACATCTGATATACAATGGGATATTATAAAACTCTTGCTAAGCAAAAATAATAATCTTTTTGTAGTTGCCGACGATGATCAAAGCATCTATAAATTTAGGGGCGCAAGCCCTTATATGCTTATGAGGTTTGAACACGAATTTGCAAATGCAAAAATAATATATTTAGAAACAAATTACAGGTCCTACTATGAAATTGTAAATTCGGCTAACCGCCTAATAAAAAACAATAAATATAGGTACGAAAAAGAATTGCTCTCTAATCGCGGCAAAAAATCTAAGGTTAAAGTAAATATTTTAAAAACTCGCCATGACCAATACGAGAGTGTCGTCAAAGATATTAAAGCTGCTAAGGGTAAAAAAGCTATTATATATCGCAACAATCTTTCAAGCATAGGCGTTATTGACGCACTTGATAAAAATCTATTATCTTTTAACTTAAAAGACCACAATATTGACTTCTTTAAATCTAGTGTCTATAGGGATGTTTGTGAAATTATTTCTTTTATCTTAAGCCCAAATGATTTCGATCTTTATTCAAAGATTTACTATAAACTTCAAGGATATGTATCAAGGGCAGAAATAGAAGAAGCCCGCTACAATTCTCAAGAAAACGCCATAGATAAAGTACTTGCAATTCCAAACCTACCCGAATATAAAGCAGAACTCTTGAATGATTTGAAGCTACACTTAAGAATGGCGGCTGCAAACTTTAAAAATAAAGGCCTGGATATAATTTTAAATAATTGTGGTTATGTAAACTTTTTAAAGCAATCTAAAAGAGAGCAAGCTCGAAGTTTAGATAGCTTACTCAGGGTCTATAATACTCTGATTTCAATTTCAAAAGATACGACTATAGAAGAATTTCTACCAAGACTTGAACAAATTAAAAAACTTTGCTTAATTGAAAACTCTTCTGATATAGAACTCTTAACAATGCATTCGTCCAAGGGCCTAGAGTTTGACAATGTTTTTATAATTGACCTTATTGAAAGTGAAATACCAGGGTCGAATATATTAACAAACGACTTAGAAGAAGAAAGGCGCCTCTTATATGTGGGCATGACTCGGGCAAAAGAAAACCTATTCATGTACGCATATAAAAACGACGCCAATAAAAAAGTAAAAATATCCAGTTTTTTTGAGGACCTAAGATAA
- a CDS encoding MBL fold metallo-hydrolase — MEVIRKNLGIYGANTYIIFDENKKAIVIDCGGDSEDVVKILNENDLTLEAIVLTHGHFDHIGGVNKLREETGAKVYGATEERDLFDDPDHNLSTATLLGPITLECDHYFKDGDELEFTPITLKAKHSPGHTEGSFVLYGNGYLFTGDTLFKMSCGRTDLYSGNQSKIEDSLKFIATNYPDDTVVCPGHGPQSDIKFERENNPYIKNLL, encoded by the coding sequence ATGGAAGTAATAAGAAAAAATTTAGGTATTTACGGAGCTAACACTTATATTATTTTTGATGAAAATAAAAAGGCAATCGTTATTGATTGTGGTGGTGATAGTGAAGATGTGGTTAAAATTTTAAATGAAAATGATTTAACTTTAGAAGCAATTGTATTAACTCATGGGCACTTTGATCATATAGGTGGGGTTAATAAGCTTAGGGAAGAAACTGGCGCAAAAGTTTATGGAGCTACTGAAGAGAGGGATTTATTTGATGATCCTGACCACAATCTTTCAACGGCAACTTTGCTCGGACCTATTACGCTAGAGTGTGATCATTATTTTAAGGATGGAGATGAGCTTGAATTTACTCCAATAACTTTGAAGGCAAAACATTCACCTGGTCACACTGAAGGAAGCTTTGTATTATATGGCAATGGTTATTTATTTACTGGTGATACTTTGTTTAAGATGAGCTGTGGTAGGACAGATTTATATTCTGGCAACCAGAGTAAGATAGAGGATTCATTAAAGTTTATTGCCACAAATTATCCAGACGATACAGTTGTTTGTCCTGGACATGGTCCTCAAAGCGATATCAAATTCGAGAGAGAAAACAATCCATATATTAAAAATTTACTATGA
- the hemZ gene encoding coproporphyrinogen dehydrogenase HemZ — protein sequence MIEIVTSGFELRPTHLNMLRSSIAFEDIDAYKPDTKLYLELDNNLVTGKWINEDISKEIRLPVENLDSETTIKLAIYKLVKLITNVDLPWGILTGIRPVRYLEQIRDQDKDADIKKLFIDDLMVKEDKYNLIDDILETQKPILKLRDDSFIVYIHIPFCPTRCKYCSFSVMSMEGRLRYSPSEYVDYLLKEIEDYNGYMNPQKPVSLYIGGGTPSILGKKDIDRIFSIVREKFGDIKEITFEAGRPDTINEDLLKALRDNNVNRISVNPQTLKQETLDKIGRKHKVEDFYSSFKICKNYGFNINTDIIIGLENETIDDIKETIDKLLNLQPDDITIHSLALKNGSYYINHDQKFAINNKMDQCFDYSYDRLRESGYKPYYLYRQKRQVGNNENIGFTKSQDLNLYNILSMDDKCDVLAFGMGAVSKFTSDDGIVKRVFGFRDIDYYINHYKELNKLKEEARKMVNNIKN from the coding sequence ATGATTGAAATCGTAACAAGTGGATTTGAGCTAAGACCAACTCATTTAAATATGTTACGATCTTCCATAGCTTTTGAAGATATAGATGCATACAAACCTGATACAAAATTGTATTTAGAGCTTGATAATAATCTTGTTACTGGTAAGTGGATCAACGAAGACATATCTAAAGAAATCCGATTGCCAGTAGAAAATTTAGATAGTGAAACTACTATTAAGCTGGCCATATATAAATTGGTAAAATTAATAACAAATGTAGATTTACCTTGGGGAATCTTAACTGGTATAAGGCCAGTTAGATATTTAGAGCAAATAAGAGACCAAGATAAGGATGCTGACATAAAAAAACTTTTTATTGATGACCTAATGGTTAAAGAAGATAAATATAATCTTATCGATGATATATTGGAAACTCAAAAGCCAATCTTAAAGCTTAGGGATGATTCTTTTATAGTATACATCCATATACCTTTTTGCCCGACCAGGTGTAAGTACTGTTCGTTTTCGGTTATGAGCATGGAGGGAAGGCTACGCTATAGTCCAAGTGAATATGTAGATTATTTGCTGAAAGAGATTGAAGACTATAATGGATACATGAATCCCCAAAAACCAGTTTCTTTGTATATAGGTGGAGGGACTCCATCCATACTTGGGAAAAAAGATATAGATAGAATTTTTTCAATTGTTAGAGAAAAATTTGGGGATATAAAAGAAATTACTTTTGAAGCAGGTAGACCTGATACGATAAATGAAGATTTACTAAAAGCTTTGAGAGATAATAATGTAAACAGAATCAGTGTTAATCCACAAACTCTGAAGCAAGAGACTTTAGATAAAATTGGAAGAAAGCATAAGGTTGAAGATTTTTATTCATCATTTAAAATATGCAAGAATTATGGCTTTAATATCAATACAGATATAATAATAGGTCTTGAAAATGAAACTATAGATGATATTAAAGAAACGATAGATAAATTACTCAATTTGCAGCCAGATGATATTACAATACACAGTCTGGCTTTAAAAAATGGGTCTTACTATATAAACCATGACCAAAAATTCGCAATTAATAATAAAATGGACCAATGTTTTGACTACTCTTATGATAGATTAAGAGAATCAGGATACAAGCCATATTATTTATATAGGCAGAAGCGTCAGGTTGGCAATAATGAAAATATAGGTTTTACTAAGAGCCAAGACCTTAATTTATACAATATTTTAAGCATGGATGATAAGTGCGATGTACTGGCCTTTGGTATGGGTGCAGTTAGCAAGTTTACATCTGATGATGGAATTGTAAAAAGGGTATTTGGATTTAGGGATATAGATTATTATATAAACCATTACAAGGAGCTCAATAAGTTAAAAGAAGAGGCCCGTAAGATGGTTAATAATATAAAAAATTAG